One Dictyostelium discoideum AX4 chromosome 3 chromosome, whole genome shotgun sequence genomic region harbors:
- a CDS encoding SAP DNA-binding domain-containing protein has translation MISNKRKEIDTINEHHEKNNDDSDGIDNGLLTYKKFKKDFESGSTNYRELQIIAKSLGLASNGKKQLVYNRIEGYFLSKKVKNNLTNNETNRQVEKKKEQQQPQPQEKQYILTFKDVEPVEIYFWKIFRNIVIFKHIFSNFKSKQYSYYDLIGCDEILLNGKSNSMEIIIDNIKSYNHQIIRNESNIIDIINKFKKNDEKTRSFYNLLFSRYSSTSTSPSTQLPSTIQFDGNIDIWIQRMIENVNYTALDQFIKFFKIDSEVIKKAIKIHIDPSFFGNTTYDKLKIYNYLKSINSIPTSHTLLSTISINFSTLLSFDNKFKKLIKSYKRLIESTNLQEQQEQLEKQGIIKIHPNKKYYEKLNQKILELNEIQTSQFTNYQLNSTIKKLLNHTTPTSTSTSTSTSTSTYTSTSTSTSTSLKTTNLTIISTESNYSSTNNNNNNINLKEIIKKYYKSIYLFIYFTINSANKTIFRKPLLYYLYFKKERVDKMYEHVIKKWNGNIKIEKNEKFELISNVLNNKYVKTFKLKDLHIFFEAVFSSNDIELIDYFLKILKQQQLNQTPETTTFPVIGSLISDYCHFIDKKEILDFYFQNYRDECLLFNDQNQTWKRIQLGLIEHYEYLTGSIGNRCNFDIFRWFDSSKFLDRLNRTIAKPLLYYFDFRGTINFNFNFIFKGLIDSNTEDSKENSIIHFLSNAQLKHPLYVSPILESSFNRYKKSIETKLKVINLKTDNKNFEEINSEIVLTTTLTTTTTTTTTTTTGTTATATNLLSAKKGEDVGFFIIGQTESFNFTVSIRILLVCLYRLDRVDDIIYLFDKLPEVLFNPDYFSIFTKEHCLYGISSSYYLELFINYFIENLNNNTINYLYNCLCIASKKGYTQIFKNIISSDHNSKYLLKIRTKSNQSSLFSSKLLNDIVVKSINSLNFELSNLLIDFIDFSEKDKNTLKMKIIKSK, from the exons ATGATAagtaataaaagaaaagaaatcgATACTATTAATGAACAtcatgaaaaaaataatgatgatagtgatggcattgataatggtttattaacatataaaaagtttaaaaaagattttgaaaGTGGTTCAACAAATTACAGagaattacaaataattgcAAAATCATTAGGTTTAGCAAGTAATggtaaaaaacaattagtCTATAATAGAATTGAAggttattttttatcaaaaaaagtaaaaaacaaTCTTACAAATAATGAAACCAATCGACaagtagaaaaaaaaaaagaacaacaacaaccacaaccacaagaAAAACAATATATATTAACATTTAAAGATGTTGAACCagttgaaatttatttttggaaaatattTAGAAATATAGTAATATTTAAACacatattttcaaattttaaaagtaaacAATACAGTTATTATGATTTAATAGGTTGTGATGAAATCCTTTTAAATGGAAAAAGTAATTCAATGGAAATAATTATAGATAATATAAAAAGCTataatcatcaaataataagaaaTGAAAGCAATATTATAgacattattaataaatttaaaaaaaacgatGAAAAAACAAGatcattttataatttattattttcaagatATTCATCTACATCAACTTCACCATCAACACAACTACCTTCAACTATTCAATTCGATGGAAATATTGATATATGGATTCAAAGAATGAttgaaaatgtaaattaCACAGCACTAgatcaatttattaaattttttaaaatcgaTTCAgaagttattaaaaaagcTATAAAAATTCATATTGATCCATCATTCTTTGGTAATACTACatatgataaattaaaaatttacaattacttaaaatcaattaatagtaTTCCAACATCACATACATTATTATCAACTATTAGCATCAATTTTTCAACACTTCTTTCATtcgataataaatttaaaaaacttatAAAATCTTATAAAAGATTAATAGAATCAACAAACttacaagaacaacaagaacaactaGAAAAACAaggaataattaaaatacatcctaataaaaagtattatgaaaaattaaatcaaaaaatattagaattaaatgaaatacaAACATCacaatttacaaattatcaattaaattcaacaattaaaaaattattaaatcatacCACTCCAACCTCAACCTCAACCTCAACCTCAACCTCTACATCTACATATACCTCAACCTCTACCTCTACCTCAACATCATTAAAAACAACCAATCTCACAATAATATCTACAGAAAGTAATTACAGCAGCactaacaataacaacaataatattaatttaaaagaaattattaaaaaatattataaatcaatttatttatttatttatttcacaATTAATTCAgcaaataaaactatttttagaaaaccattactttattatttatattttaaaaaagaaagggTAGATAAAATGTATGAGCATGTTATCAAAAAATGGAATGGTA atataaaaattgaaaaaaatgaaaaattcgaattaatatcaaatgttttaaataataaatatgtgaaaacttttaaattaaaagatcttcatatattttttgaagCAGTATTTTCAAGTAATGATATAGagttaattgattattttttaaaaatattaaagcaACAACAACTCAATCAAACACCAGAAACAACTACCTTCCCAGTTATTGGTAGTTTAATAAGCGATTATTGTCATTTTAtcgataaaaaagaaatattagacttttattttcaaaattacagAGATgaatgtttattatttaatgatcaAAATCAAACTTGGAAACGAATTCAATTAGGACTTATTGAACATTATGAATATTTAACGGGTAGTATTGGAAACAGATGcaattttgatattttccGTTGGTTTGATAGttcaaaatttttagatCGATTAAATAGAACAATTGCAAAACCACTCTTATACTATTTTGATTTTCGTGGcactattaattttaattttaattttattttcaaaggGCTAATTGATTCGAATACGGAAGACTCCaaagaaaattcaattattcacTTTTTATCAAATGCACAATTAAAACATCCATTATATGTTTCTCCAATTTTAGAATCTAGTTTTAATCGATATAAAA aatCTATTGAAACAAAGTTAAaagtaattaatttaaaaactgataataaaaactttgaagaaattaatagtGAAATTGTACTCACCACCACATtgacaaccacaacaactaccacaacaacaaccacaacaggAACAACAGCAACCGCAACAAATCTTTTATCAGCTAAAAAAGGTGAAGATGTTggatttttcattattggCCAAACAGAATCATTCAATTTTACAGTTTCAATTAGAATATTATTAGTTTGTCTTTACAGACTAGATAGAGTTGATGAtattatttatctttttgataaattaccagaagttttatttaatcctgattatttttcaatttttacaaAAGAACATTGTTTGTATGGTATATCGTCAAGTTATTACCttgaattatttatcaattattttattgaaaatctaaataataatacaatcaaTTATCTTTATAATTGTCTTTGTATTGCTTCTAAAAAAGGTTACActcaaatatttaaaaacataATATCATCCGATCATAAtagtaaatatttattaaaaattcgaactaaatcaaatcaatcatcattatttagttcaaaattattaaatgatatagttgtcaaatcaataaattcattaaattttgaattatcaaatctattaatagattttattgatttctcagaaaaagataaaaatactttaaaaatgaaaataataaaatcaaaataa